From a region of the Alosa sapidissima isolate fAloSap1 chromosome 9, fAloSap1.pri, whole genome shotgun sequence genome:
- the LOC121718321 gene encoding sulfotransferase 6B1-like produces MAQKLTLEERVQQNKARAQSMPDEEKVFRYKGILYPTIMSPMENLEALRTLEARQEDVVLVAYPKCGFHWMVGVLRKIMSTAAGKTIEMGPPHLEFMSPDMQKALAQEASPRLMATHLHPDEMHPSFREKKAKILVVWRNPKDTLVSFYHFMNKNPVLPSVEWDKFFSDFMSGEVLYGSYFDHAVAWEKLFNDPNVKMITFEDMKEDLIRGIREVSQFFGFTLTDEQIQTISGQSTFDAMKDDANKTHGKFSHVVFRKGEVGDWRNHFSEAQSQQMDEEFNKRLAGTKLGALLQYDTYCK; encoded by the exons ATGGCCCAAAAACTCACTTTGGAAGAGAGGGTACAGCAGAACAAGGCTCGGGCTCAGAGCATGCCAGACGAGGAGAAGGTCTTCAGGTACAAGGGGATCCTCTATCCCACAATCATGAGCCCGATGGAGAATCTGGAGGCCCTTAGGACCCTGGAGGCGCGGCAAGAGGACGTGGTGCTGGTGGCCTACCCAAAGTGTG GATTTCATTGGATGGTGGGAGTTCTACGAAAGATCATGTCAACAGCTGCAGGAAAGACAATCGAAATGGGCCCTCCTCATTTAGAGTTTATGTCTCCAGATATGCAAAAG GCGTTAGCACAAGAGGCTTCTCCCAGGCTAATGGCTACTCATCTGCACCCTGATGAGATGCATCCCTCCTTCAGGGAGAAGAAAGCAAAG ATCTTGGTGGTCTGGAGGAACCCCAAGGACACGCTGGTCTCGTTCTATCACTTCATGAACAAGAACCCAGTGCTGCCCAGCGTGGAGTGGGACAAGTTCTTCTCAGACTTCATGAGTGGAGAAG TGCTGTACGGCTCATACTTTGACCATGCTGTAGCCTGGGAGAAGCTCTTCAATGACCCAAATGTGAAGATGATCACATTTGAGGACATGAAAGAA GACTTGATTAGGGGCATCAGAGAAGTCTCACAGTTCTTCGGCTTCACCCTAACTGACGAGCAGATCCAGACCATCTCAGGTCAAAGCACATTTGATGCCATGAAGGACGATGCTAACAAAACCCATGGCAAATTCAGCCATGTGGTGTTCCGTAAag GTGAGGTGGGTGACTGGAGGAACCACTTCAGTGAGGCCCAGAGCCAACAGATGGACGAGGAGTTCAACAAGAGACTAGCAGGAACCAAACTGGGGGCCCTGCTCCAATACGACACCTATTGCAAGTAG
- the vipb gene encoding vasoactive intestinal peptide b — translation MRQISASQPLVLVVLLSALSCKTLGLPALSISAMRSEDLDGDGSDSDLSNSPSAQDLESYKLLYEIANTIARPRRHADGLFTSGYSKLLGQLSAKEYLDSLMGKRISDDLDDEHLLAKRHSDAVFTDNYSRYRKEMAVKKFLNSVLTGKRSQEDSLSMPEESII, via the exons ATGAGACAAATAAGCGCATCCCAACCTCTGGTCCTAGTGGTACTTCTGAGCGCACTGAGTTGCAAGACCCTGGGTCTCCCGGCTCTTTCCATCTCAGCGATGAG ATCAGAAGATCTTGACGGAGATGGGAGTGACAGCGACCTTTCCAACAGTCCGTCAGCACAAGACTTAGAGAGCTATAAACTACTTTATGAGATTGCAAACACTATCGCAAG ACCAAGAAGACACGCAGATGGTCTTTTTACTAGTGGTTACAGCAAACTCCTCGGTCAGCTTTCAGCCAAAGAATATCTGGACTCCTTGATGGGGAAGCGAATCAG TGATGACCTCGATGATGAACACTTGTTAGCAAAGCGTCACTCGGATGCGGTCTTCACCGACAACTACAGTCGTTACCGCAAAGAAATGGCAGTGAAGAAGTTCCTCAACTCCGTCCTGACAGGGAAAAGAAG TCAAGAGGACTCTCTCTCTATGCCCGAGGAGTCGATCATATGA